The Deinococcus ruber genomic interval GTCGATATCGCCGCTCTTGGCCGCGAGTTGCTGCTGGATGATCCCGAGATGGTCGTTGGAGCTGTTCGGGGTTTCGTAGGGGGTGACGGTATTGCCCGTCTTTTTGGCCCAGCGCTCTGCGCCCGCTTTGCAGATGTTGAAGCCAGCACCGGCAGGCCCACAGTCGAGGGTGATATTGACCGCGCTGGCAGCACCCGAGACAGCGAGCGCCGAGGTCAGTCCGATGGTCATGAGCAGGTATTTCATAGGTTCTCCTGAAATCGCCGCAGATGGGCGATTCGCGCATTTCTGCTGGCAGTGAGGGGGGACGATGAAAACTCCGGACCAGACGGGTGCAGCGGCCCGTCCTCTTCGTCAGCGCAGAGCGATGAGCGAAGAAGTGCTGATGAAACACCCTGCAATGTGAACAACTGAAAATGGAAGTGAACTCGGCAGAGATCGCGTTGCCTTCAGCGGATCTGGAGCAACGAGATGTGGAGTGCCAGTGAAACGCCGCTTCACTGGACACCCGCCCTCTGCGGTGAGGTGTGGGCTACGCGCCTGAATGATCCGGAGGGTGCTCGATGGGCATGACCTTGATCCTCTCTCTTTAGCTTTGCATACGTATGCATACCATAAGTGTGAGGTTTTAGGTTTGTCAAGGGTTATGCCTGCACTCATTATGCGGCGCTGAAATCAACAGCATGGGTGCAAGTGTGTGACCCGCTTGAAAAAGACGGACGCTGCTCTGCCGAACAACGATGCCGAAGAATGCGCGGTCTCAGACGGGCAGCGTAAAGCTGAAGGTCGCTCCTTCACCGAGCACTGCCGTTGCCCAGACGCGGCCTCCATGACGCTTGACGATGCGCTGGACGTTGGCGAGGCCGACTCCTATGCCCTCGAATTCCTGTTCGCCGTGCAGACGCTGGAACACGCCGAACAGCTTTCCGCTGTACTGGGGATCGAAGCCGACGCCGTTGTCGCGCACCTCGATGACCCACTCGGCGGCCTCGCGTCTGGCCCGCACATCAATGAGGGCGCGTTCGCGCATGCGGGTGTACTTCACGGCATTGCTCATCAGGTTCAGCAGCACCTGCCGCAGCAGCGTTTCGTCGCCCAGCACCACTGGCAGGGCACCACCCGTCCAGTCCACCTGGCGCTGGACCAGCTCTGGGGCGAGTTCTTCTCGAACCTCCCGAGCCAGCTTCGAGAGATTGACCGTTCCCCGCCTCAGCGGTTGACGTGCCTGCTGCGCCAGTCTCAGCAGCGCCTCGACCAGCAGCGCCATGCGTGAGGCGGCCTGCTCGATCATGCTCAGGTACTGATCGCTTTTCTCGCGGTTCTCGGCCAGCAGCGACCGGCGCAGCAGCGAGGCGAAGCCCGTCATATGGCGGATCGGCGCACGCAGGTCATGCGAAATGCTGTAATTGAAGGCGTCCAGCTCGGCATTCAGCTCATTCAGCTCGCGGGTTCGCTCGGCCACCTGTGTTTCCAGATTGACCTGCCACGCGAGGCGCTCCTGCTCAATCCGCTTGCGTTCGCGGATGTCGCGGGTCACGGTGGCGTAGCCCGTCGCCACCTTCGTCACCGGGTCATAGACCGTGAAAATCGTGCGGTGAACGTCGATCACGGCTCCGGTCCCCTGATGGATCAGCCGCATTTCTCCCGCCCAGCTGCCCTCTTCGCGTACCTGGGGCCATATCTGCTGGGTCAGCACGTCGCGGTCATCGGGGTGGACCACGTCCGAGAGCTGGGCGTGCGCCGGGATGGCTCCCTCGTAGCCGACCAGTTTTCGCCCCGCCGCATTGATATACATCAGGCGGTTGTTCAGATCGGAAAAGGCGATGAAGTCGGTGCTGGCTTCCGCGACCATCGCCAGCTGGCTTCGCTCGTGATTGATGCGGCGTTCCTCGGTCAGATCGCGCAGATACGCCGCGAAGAAGCTGTGGCCGTCTACCTCCAGCGGGTGAAAGGCGATTTCGCAGGGAAAGATTTCTCCGTTGCGGCGCTGAGCCTCTACCTGTACGCGGTGATTGACCAGGTGGGGAATGCGCGTGTCGAGATACCGCTGCATGCCGCGTTCATGGGCCTCGCGGTACTTCGGCGGAATGATCAGCGAACTGAGATTCCTGCCGACCGCCTCGGCTCGGGTGAAGGAAAATGTGCGCTCTGCAGCAGGATTCCACTCCACCACCACATTGTGCTGATCGATGGCGATGATGCAGTCGAGAGATGCCTGAAGCATGACGCTGGCGATAGCAGCGGTCGAGAGTCCAGAAGGAAGCGTCATACTGAAGAGACTCTATTGTATTCACCCGGCCCAGTCCGTTATGAATGCCCGGCTTTCTAGGTTTGCTTCATTTCCAGTTCGCCCATCTGCCCCGACGAACCGCTAGCCTGGAAGCGTGACAGCCTTTCCGCTGACCGATGATTTTCTGACGGCTCTTCGTCTAGCTCACACCTTTCATTCCGGCCAGTACCGCAAGGGCACGGAAGAACAGGACGCGGCAGGGGTGCCCTATCTCTCACATCTGCTGGGGGTGGCGAGCATCGCGCTGGAATTTGGAGCCAGCGAACCGGAAGCCATCGCGGCCCTGCTGCACGACGCCCTGGAAGACGGCCCCACGTATACCGGACGCGACGCCGCCGTCCTGCGCCGTGAGATCGTGGCAGCCTTCGGACAGCGGGGCGACCTCATCGCCCACCTGGTCGATGGAGCCACCGACGACGCTCCTGCCGCAGGTCAGCGCAAGCGCCTCTGGAAGGACCGCAAACTGGAATACCTTGCGAAGCTGCCGGATGAATCGGCCAGCGCCCTGCTGGTCAGCGCTTCAGACAAGCTGCACAATGCACGCACCATTCTCAGCGACCTCCTGGTGGTCGGCCCGGCTGTTTTCGGGCGTTTTAACCAGGGCCGAGACGGTACGTTGCAGTATTACCGTCTGCTGGCCGATACCTATCAGCGTCTGAGAATGCCCGATGTGCTGGCCCGGCCCCGCTTGCAGGCGTTGTTTGCAGAACTGGAACGCACGGTGGGCACCCTGGAAACGGCCTGTGGACTCACGGCAGAGCAGGTGCGGGCCTTTCCGAATCTGAACTGATCTGGCGGGGCATGCCTCTGACCGCACCTGCAAACTGGAGACCTTACGGATGGAGAATCTATGGATATCGTAGACGCGCAGGTGCATTTCAACCGTTTCGGCACGCTGGAGGCAGGCATCGCGGCGATGGACGCCGTGGGTGTGAATGCGCTGCTGTACGACGAATACTGGTCGTTCGACGAGCAGTCGCGCATCCTGCCGGGCTATGAACTGCCGAACGGAGCGTTCCGCCACGTCTTTCCTCTGGCAGAGGCGGCGGCCCTCCAGCATCCGGAGCGCTTCGCCTATCTCGTGCGTTTCGACCGACATGACCCAGAGCTGGAGACGCTGATTTCGACCATCAGGACGATGCCGCAGCGAAAAGCCCTGCGCGTGGTGCCCTGGACGCCTGAAGGCTTCGAACAGTTCGCGCAGGGTGCAGACGACCCGGTGTTTGCCGCCGCGCAGAAGTACGGCGTTCCGGTGTTCGTGCTGCTGCCCGGACGAACACGGCTGCTGCACCGCTACCTGCACAGATTCCCCGATGTTCCCATCATCGTGGACCACTGCGGGGTGACGCTGCTGCCCGGTCGCCTGCACGATGACCAGCTCTCGGGCTTCGTTGACGTGCTGGCACTCGCGCAGTATCCGAACGTGTCGCTGAAATGGACGCATGCACCGCGCCTGTCCAGCGGCGCATATCCGTACCCGGACGTGCTGGAGACGCTGTTGAGGGTGGTTGAAGCGTTCGGGCCGCAGCGGGTGATGTGGGGCAGCGACCACACCCAGAGCAGCGATCATCATTCCTGGGCAGAGTCGCTGTACTACATCCGCGATACGCCGCAGCTCTCGAACGACGACAAGGGCTGGATTCTCGGCCAGAGTGTACGAACGGTACTGCAGTGGCCCGCACCACAGCCGCTGAGCGCAGAAAGCTAGCTCACGCGCCTGCAACGGTCTGACGCGGCTTCAGCTCAGGGACGGGCCGCCAGTTCCGCGAGCAGCATGGCCCCGTACCCGGTGGCCCCGGCAGGGCCGAACGGATGCTCGTGTTCCTTGAGGGCGTTTCCGGCGATGTCCAGATGTGCCCACGGGCCGGTCACGAATTCCTGAAGGAACAGCGCGGCTTTGACGCTGCCGCCTGCGGGCACCATGTCGCTGTTCTTCAGCTCGGCCACCCCCGAGCGGTAACTTTCGAGGTACGGCGCGTGCAGCGGCAGTTCCCAGACGGCTTCCTGCGTGCTGTCGGCTGCTGCCCGCACCGCCTGTGCAAGCGCTCTGTCGTTGCTGAAGAGCGCCGCCAGATCGCTTCCCAGGGCCGTAACTTTGGCTCCGGTCAGCGTGGCGATATCGATCACCTCGTCGGCACCTGCCTGCGACGCCAGGGTCAGAGCGTCGGCCAGAATCAGGCGGCCTTCGGCATCGGTATTCGTGACCTCGACACGCTTGCCGTTCAGCGCACTGAAAATATCGCCGGGCCGCATGGCCGTTCCCGATACGGCGTTGTCGGTGGCGGCGATGTACGCTCTGACCTCGTGAGGCGGCTGCAACGCGGCCACGATCTGCATGGCCCCCAGCACGGCTGCCGCGCCGCCCATATCGCCCTTCATGCCGTACATGCCCGCCGCAGGCTTCAGGCTGTACCCGCCGCTGTCGAACATGACGCCCTTGCCGACCAGCGCCGTGATGCGCGGCTCTCCGGACGGCTGGGCTGGACGGTAGGTCAGCTGGATGAACTGCGGCTCATCGGCGCTGCCCTGACCCACTGCCGCGAACAGCCCCATTCCGCGCTGCTCGCATTCCGCCTGCCCCCAGACTTCGATCTGAAGGCCCGAAGCTTCAGCGACTGTGCGGGCCACCGCGCTGAAGTCCTGAGCGTGCAGATGGTTGTACGGGGTATTCACGAGGTCGCGTGCCAGCTGTACGCCCGCTGCCACGCTGACGCTGCGCCGGGCCGCGTCGCCGGAAAGGGTGTCGATGCTCAGGCGCTCGAGTTCGGGCGTTTCGTCGGGTTTGTAGCGTGCAAAGCGGTACGCTCCCAGCTGTACGCCGAGCGCCACTTCGCCAGCAAATTCAGACTCCAGCCCCAGCACACCGACCGACCCCGCTCTGACCGTCCGTGCACACCGCGCCACGGCCACACCCAGTCGCCGGGCCTCTGCCGCACTGGTGGGCGCTTTTGCCACGGCGGCGTCCTGCTGGCCCAGCCGGACCAGTTCCAGCGTTCCGGGGGCCAGATTCGGCAGAAGGCGGGCGGCACTTCCGCGCAGCAGGTGTTCGGTGGCTGCCTCCAGCTCTGCCTGCCCGGTGCTTGGAAGGTCGGTGTCACCGATCATGACCAGGAGCGCTGCGCGGGTATCGACACCACTTTTGAGTTCCATACGGCACCGTAACACGCCCAGCGGTGCAGACATAAAAAATGAACTGACGCGAAAGGCCGGTGATACAGAAGCGGAGCGGGCGTGCCCCAGCCGATTTCAGGCCGTTACGCCGCTGTAACTGGGTATGCTTAAAGTACGATCTGTTGCGCCCTGACGCAGCGCTGAGGAAGGGGCGGCACACTGACTCTCTGTACCCGTCCGTTCATGACGGAGCGCTCGATAACTCTCCAGACGGTTGTTATGCCGAGGTTACAATGACCCAGACTCTGCCAGATCATGCTGCTCCGCTCGCTTCCGATGAACGCTCGCTGCTCGATGCCTACTGGCGGGCCGCCAATTACCTGTCGGTGGGCCAGATCTATTTGCAGGCCAATCCGCTGCTGCGTGAACCGCTGACCCTGGAACATGTCAAGACGCGGCTGCTGGGGCACTGGGGCACCACGCCCGGCCTGAATTTCATCTATGTCCATCTCAATCGCCTGATCCGGCGGCACGACGCCTCGGTGCTGTACATCGCTGGCCCCGGTCACGGCGGCCCCGGCCTGGTCGCCAATACTTACCTGGAAGGCACGTACAGCGAGGTCTATCCCAATATTTCAACCACCGAAGAGGGCATGCGCCGCCTGTTTCATCAGTTTTCGTTTCCCGGCGGCATTCCCAGCCACGTCGCGCCGGAAACGCCCGGTTCGATTCACGAGGGCGGCGAACTGGGCTACAGTCTGGCGCACGCTTACGGCGCGGCCTTCGACAATCCGGGCCTGCTGGTGGCCTGTGTGATCGGAGACGGCGAGGCCGAAACCGGGCCGCTGGCAGCGAGCTGGCACGGCAACAAGTTTCTGAACCCCGCCCGTGACGGCGCGGTGTTGCCGATTCTGCACCTGAACGGCTACAAGATCGCCAATCCGACCATTCTGTCGCGGCTGCCGCGTCCGGAACTGGAGTCGCTGCTGCGCGGGTACGGGCACGCGCCGTATTTCGTGGAAGGCGACGACCCGGCCACCATGCATGACCTGATGGCGCACACGCTGGAACAGGTCTGGGCCGACATCCGCAGCATTCAGGAGCGGGCGCGGAGTGAGGGCGTCAGCGAGCGTCCGATCTGGCCGATGATCGTGCTGAGAAGCCCCA includes:
- a CDS encoding sensor histidine kinase — encoded protein: MTLPSGLSTAAIASVMLQASLDCIIAIDQHNVVVEWNPAAERTFSFTRAEAVGRNLSSLIIPPKYREAHERGMQRYLDTRIPHLVNHRVQVEAQRRNGEIFPCEIAFHPLEVDGHSFFAAYLRDLTEERRINHERSQLAMVAEASTDFIAFSDLNNRLMYINAAGRKLVGYEGAIPAHAQLSDVVHPDDRDVLTQQIWPQVREEGSWAGEMRLIHQGTGAVIDVHRTIFTVYDPVTKVATGYATVTRDIRERKRIEQERLAWQVNLETQVAERTRELNELNAELDAFNYSISHDLRAPIRHMTGFASLLRRSLLAENREKSDQYLSMIEQAASRMALLVEALLRLAQQARQPLRRGTVNLSKLAREVREELAPELVQRQVDWTGGALPVVLGDETLLRQVLLNLMSNAVKYTRMRERALIDVRARREAAEWVIEVRDNGVGFDPQYSGKLFGVFQRLHGEQEFEGIGVGLANVQRIVKRHGGRVWATAVLGEGATFSFTLPV
- a CDS encoding HD domain-containing protein, with the translated sequence MTAFPLTDDFLTALRLAHTFHSGQYRKGTEEQDAAGVPYLSHLLGVASIALEFGASEPEAIAALLHDALEDGPTYTGRDAAVLRREIVAAFGQRGDLIAHLVDGATDDAPAAGQRKRLWKDRKLEYLAKLPDESASALLVSASDKLHNARTILSDLLVVGPAVFGRFNQGRDGTLQYYRLLADTYQRLRMPDVLARPRLQALFAELERTVGTLETACGLTAEQVRAFPNLN
- a CDS encoding amidohydrolase family protein, coding for MDIVDAQVHFNRFGTLEAGIAAMDAVGVNALLYDEYWSFDEQSRILPGYELPNGAFRHVFPLAEAAALQHPERFAYLVRFDRHDPELETLISTIRTMPQRKALRVVPWTPEGFEQFAQGADDPVFAAAQKYGVPVFVLLPGRTRLLHRYLHRFPDVPIIVDHCGVTLLPGRLHDDQLSGFVDVLALAQYPNVSLKWTHAPRLSSGAYPYPDVLETLLRVVEAFGPQRVMWGSDHTQSSDHHSWAESLYYIRDTPQLSNDDKGWILGQSVRTVLQWPAPQPLSAES
- a CDS encoding leucyl aminopeptidase family protein, whose protein sequence is MELKSGVDTRAALLVMIGDTDLPSTGQAELEAATEHLLRGSAARLLPNLAPGTLELVRLGQQDAAVAKAPTSAAEARRLGVAVARCARTVRAGSVGVLGLESEFAGEVALGVQLGAYRFARYKPDETPELERLSIDTLSGDAARRSVSVAAGVQLARDLVNTPYNHLHAQDFSAVARTVAEASGLQIEVWGQAECEQRGMGLFAAVGQGSADEPQFIQLTYRPAQPSGEPRITALVGKGVMFDSGGYSLKPAAGMYGMKGDMGGAAAVLGAMQIVAALQPPHEVRAYIAATDNAVSGTAMRPGDIFSALNGKRVEVTNTDAEGRLILADALTLASQAGADEVIDIATLTGAKVTALGSDLAALFSNDRALAQAVRAAADSTQEAVWELPLHAPYLESYRSGVAELKNSDMVPAGGSVKAALFLQEFVTGPWAHLDIAGNALKEHEHPFGPAGATGYGAMLLAELAARP